ATCCTTGGTTAATCTGCCGGCAAGAACGACACGATTTAACACAGAACCACTCCTTATTGATCGTCTTCGCGTACAGCGATGTGACGAATAATATCATCAGAATACTTAGCAAGGCGATCAAATTCACTAACAGCTTGGCTGTCACCGTTGAATTTAATTACCATGTAGTAACCATCACGGAAATCGTTAATTTCATAAGCTAAGCGACGCTTGCCTACTTCTTTAGTTTCAGTAATTTCCGCACCATTATCAGTAAGAACCGTGTTGAAACGTTCTACAACTGATTTCTGAGTTTCCTCATCTACGTTTGGGCGGATGATATACATGATTTCGTAATTTCTCATCCGACTTCACCTCCTTTTGGACTTAGCGGCCCTTAACGGGCAAGGAGTAATTTCTCGTACAATTACTCACAATGTTGTATTATATCAAAGTTAATAGAAAAGCACAACCAAGTTTCCAATTTTACGCTTATACATTGAAGCGGAAATGAATAACATCTCCATCTTTAACTAAAT
The nucleotide sequence above comes from Pontibacillus chungwhensis. Encoded proteins:
- the rpsF gene encoding 30S ribosomal protein S6 produces the protein MRNYEIMYIIRPNVDEETQKSVVERFNTVLTDNGAEITETKEVGKRRLAYEINDFRDGYYMVIKFNGDSQAVSEFDRLAKYSDDIIRHIAVREDDQ